A window of Camelus ferus isolate YT-003-E chromosome 1, BCGSAC_Cfer_1.0, whole genome shotgun sequence genomic DNA:
tggagatggacagcgGTGATGGTTGCTCAACAGTGTgaatgcacttaaaaatggttaaaatggcaaatctaTGTTATGCATATTCTACCAcaatgaaagaaacttaaaaaaaaaaagttaaaaaaacgcCTGATAAAGACGAGAAGGCAGCCTGGTCTGACGCCGCAGCAGGTGACCCCCAGCACAGTGAGCCCCCGCACAGGGAGCCCCCACGGCCACCTCACTGTGCAGTCACCAGCAACCCGGCTCGGGGCCCTCTGCCCTGTGGGCCCTCCTCCTGACCCTCAGAGCCCAAGCCTGCCAGGGAGGGGGCATGCATGTGGCACAGCCGGGGTGCCAGCCACCCGGGGCAGGACAGGGCAAGTCCCACCTGGGCAGGTGTGGTGTTCACCAATGCCACAGGCCACCAAAGTGGCTTCTCCTGCACCCCCAAAACAGACAGGCCGTGACCCAGCCACCCACCTGGTTTCTCTCCCTTCGACCACCTGCCTGGAGGTACAGGTGTCTGGGAGACCGTTCCAGACCCCAACCTCTGTGGCCTGGTCAGACTAGTGGGCAAGTCCCAGGGCGTTGAAGTCACTCACCCCAACACTGGTTCAGAGCATCGCTGACACAAGCCTGTGCTGGGGGCTCGGGCTCCATGTGGGGGGAGGGCACAGACCTCATGTCAGGGAGTTAAGTGTGGGCAGCCTGCTGGATGGACCTCTAGCCCAGCTGGCAGGGTCTGTGTATCAGTTACCtcctgctgtgtaacaaacaccccaaaacttagtggcttaaaacaactatCCTTCTACTGCTCATGGTCCTGCAGTTTGGGCGGgtctcccccagggctgcccacGCTCACCCCACTCAGCTGCTGGTGCAGCTGACAGACTCTGCAGTCAGAAAGATGTGCAGTgcgcccacccccgcccccactcaGTACAGGACTGTGGGGCTTTGTGCTCAACTCCAGAGCAgcaccagccctgggcctgggcagggctgcagcacacagcacagggagcactgcctccccctgccccaaccaAGGCAGCAGTGGCAGCTGTCCAAAGACAGCACGCCCCCCCCCACCGCCAGCGCCCACCCACTCCTTTCTCACCGGAGCACTTCCAGGCCCAACAAGAAGGGACAGGGCTTCTGACACTGCGCCCGCCGCCTACAGAGGTGCAGCAGGAAGAACCTGGCAGGTAGCATGCAGGGCCAAGGCCAGCCCAGTTCTGGAACTGTCCACCCAACGTGGGCACAGGGCCTGGGGGCTCAATCCCCAGTCATGGATCCACGCCCAGGGCTGGCACCAGGATGAAGTGGGCAGATACAGCGCCGACAGGACAGCGTGTTCGCTGTCCCTGTGTTTAGCCACCGCAGCGAGCCATCCTGGACTGGACAATCAGGTACTTCACACGGAAAAGTCCAGGACAGACGACTGTGAACACGCGACGCCAAGTGACCACATACGCGTTTCTCTGGGGACTTTCTGGTGCGTTCTCCCTTCGCCATCTGGTCACCTGCCCTTTGGCTGACTTTCCGCAGGAGAAGTGGTGAAATCCAGCCGGCCTGTCGTGCCCGAGCGCGGCTCTGCTCCTCAGGCACACTGTCCTACGGCACCTACGACGCCCTGGCCGAGGCCGAGGGGACGACCCCGGGCAAGTGGGGCCCAGGCGGCCTCGCGGTGACGGCTCAAGGGCTGCCGTACCCGGCTCTGCTCCACCCCACGTCCCCGGGCATTTCTAGAAGAGAAGAACCAAACACAGAGCAGAGGGACTCACAGATGTCAGTCCTGGACAAACTGCTGACAGAGGCAAAACAGCTGTGAACACAGGTGACCGAGGGTAACTGAGGAGAGTGCCCTCACACCTGGGGAGGAAGGGTTCTCCTCCCCAGACGACAACCACCACCGTGAGGGTGGGAAGCAGGCCCACGTTAGATGAGGGCTGTTTGCTCATCAAGATGCCGCTGAGTGAAAAGACAAGGTGGGTGAATACGTGCGGTCCGTGTGACAAAGGACTTGTAACCCAGACACACAAAACTCCAGTCACGAAAGACAGACAACTGACAGGTAAATGGCCTGAGACTCCAACCGGCATTTCACCAGAGGGTCCCCAAAGGGCCAGGGAACATACAGAGAGGTGGTGGCCCTCAGCGGAcaccagagagaggcagaggaaaccACGGAACCGCCATTCACACCCACCAGGGTGAcgagagtgaaaaaagaaagccCGACAGACCCCAGGGCCAGACCCGGCGCCCTGCTGGCCAGGGACACAGGCCGAGCGGACGTGCCCGCAGACgctgccccgccctgccccgcccggCGGAGGCCGTGCCCGTGGGCCGCGACATCTTGCGGCCAGGCCCCCTGTGCTCGGAGCTGGGATGTGCGCCACAGCCTGGCTTCCTCCCacagccggggggggggggggctgaggCTGGTGACGCTGTTTACTCTGGATCCGAGCGGCAGTTCACACCACGAAATCTCACCAAGGTGCGTGATTTTGCATTCtacgtgcacacacgtgtgctTATCTGTAAAGTGTTTCAGCGAACACGTTTCTCGGGAAGGAGTCGCTGACCTCCGACGGGCCATGCAAAGGAGAGGTCAATGATGGCCAGCGTGGCCGGTGCCTGCAGTGGGGCCATGGGGCTCCTGTCCCAGAGGACCCAGCTCCGTGGGAGACAGGCTACGAGAACGGAGCCCCCATGGAGGAAGGACCAGAAATGTTGGAGGCCGGCTGATGCACGACACCAGGGGAGCTGGGGGGACCGGCGATTGTGGACCCAGGCTCTACTGCCCCTCCCACGGGCCCTGCTCTGCCCGCGCTCCTCAGACTCCGGGAACCCACCGCAGGCGTGTCCAGCACGTCACCTGATAACGGCAGAGGGAAGGGGTGCAGCATGGGGGACCTGTGTCTCTGCGCCCCAGCCACATGGCTCAGCGTGAACTAGGCCATACTAAACAGGCTGCAGTGCTGGCCTGAGCAGCtttatcaaaaccagacaaaaacacaGTCGTACCATGCGTCCAGGGCACTGCACTTCCAGGGCACCATCCCGGGTCACGGAGGACAGACTGGGGGGCTGCGTTGTGATGGACGAAGCACCCCACCGTGCTTTCTCCCGGAACAGAAGCCACACACTGAGGAAAGCGCCAGCCAACGAGCTGCCACACTTTATTGCTCCTCCTGCACCATCTCCCATCCGCCCAGCTCGGGGCCCGGGGCCAACTGCACTGCCCCACCTGCAGGCCGACACACGGCTGAGTGCCCACCCCTAACATGAGAAGCTTCGTGCATATTACTAGTCGGCCAGTCTCAGGCCTGAAACGGGGCTGCCCGAGTCTATCTGGGGGAGGGGCTCATTCTCACCAGCCAAAGGGCACGCCTGCTCCACAAAGCCCGACTGTCCTGATCAGCTCGTATCTGCTCCAGATCAGAGCATCTTTAACTAGCGATAATCGTGGTACTTTGGTTTCCTGATTATTAGGGCTGCAGGGTCACCTCTCTCTACCTGAGGTTCCTGCTGAAAAGCAGACTTGATTTCAATTCTGAGGCTGCCTCTGATCCAGTGGCCACTGCccgccaccctccccaccaggaggAAAGGCCTCACGCTGTCTGCCCCTGACCCATGTGGCGCCAGCTCcctctttagaaagaaaacacacagatttAAGCAGAGAAATAAAGTCCTGCCCCTCCCAAGCTGAGAGGGGAGCCATCGGCCGGGGGCGAGCTGGCCCGGCGGTGGCCTCACTTCCGGGCGAGCTCCAGCACCTCCCTCACCATGGCCCCGGTCCCGTCGTAGACGTGGTGCAGCGCAGTGTCGCACATGAAGGCCGGCGTGGTGACCACCTTGTTCTTCCGGTCCACGTGAGCTTCGTGCACACGAGTTAGGGAAACCCATCCTGCAGCGAGAGGGTCTGGCGGAAAGCAGCCCCAGCCACCGCCACAGACGTGTCCCCCGCCCCGCCGTCACCAGGAAGGGTCTTTCTGCACCGCCTGCACTACCTCCAGGAGAGCTGGTAACAGGTGTCCCGGCAGCAGGCACAGGGACCAGCACCCCACAGAGCCGGGCCAGGTGCCAGCACTGCCAGGAGCCCACAACCCTGAAGGTGGAGGCAGCCCCGCATCCTTCAGATCAAGAAGCCACACTTAGCCTGTGTGAGCGCCTGCCACGACCACCATGGGCAGCTCGACCTGGGACCCACCCTTGACCCCATCAGGCTCCTGCCCCACATCACCCACACCCGGCCTCACCTCCACCCTCAGACCCGCTCCCTGGACTCATGCCAAAGCCCCCAGGGCTGGCCACCCTACACTGAAGGGAGGTGGACACTTACACCTGAAACCGCCCGCAAGGAGACACACACCCTAGGAGAGCGAGCCCCCTTCGGACAGATGCCCTTTGGGACAGACACCCAGAGGGTAACAGGCTGGCCTCCAGGACCTCCTCAGGCAGTGTGCTGCTCTGTCCCGACTTCCGCCACATGGAGACCCTCTGCGTCCAGGTGCGGACCAGGACGGTGGTTAGCCTGTGGCCTGAGGCTCTCCAAGCCCACAGATCGCTGCCCCAGTACCCTGGCACCCTCAGTCCACCACCTCCCAACACAGAAGACCCACTCACGGGACAGAGGTGATGAGGCTGCCTGGCGCAGCAATCCATCCACATCACCCAGGGAACTTCTCCCAAATAAAGACAGGAAGCCCCCCATCCCCCAAACTCCTTCCACCCTGCCAAGGGgcactccctctccctccacctccaggcaGCCCCCCAGCCTCTACACCACAGGGTCATCCCCCTCAGGCCCAAGGCTGTCTCCTTGCCCAACTGAACGTACTCTGGGCCTGGGGTGTGCTGAGCTCAGCCAGCGTCACTGCGGGGACTTGGGAACTCAGCATGAGACGATGGAGGCGTCACCACCTCGGGTACTACGCCCCATCACGCACACGCTCTGGGCACCCCCTGCAGGGCAGCACGGAGGTGCCAGGGGTCCCCCATGCCGCTCTGGATGCTGGAAGGATATGGTCACTTCCTTCACACAGTGCTTGGCGCCCAGGGCTTTGATGGCCTCTGCAGTCCCGGCGTATGGCCACCTGCCGCCTTCCTCCTGCTCGTGGCCCACGGTGACCTCGACGCCGCTCAGCACTTTGGCCGCGAGGACAGGGGCGATGCAGCACAAGCTGAAAGGTGAACAGAAGAGTGTCAGCTCAGGCTTGTGCGTGTGGACATCAGGCTGGGGCATGGCAAGGCCACTCGGACAACACGGCTGATCTGGAAAAGGGGCACTACCCTAGTGCCATGGGGGCGGAGGACAGCTCTGAGGGCTGGAGGCTGACCCCCGACCCCGGGATGCCCGCAGCAGTGGTGATGGTGGAGCTGGGGGAGCCTCTGGGCACCCGGTGCCGGCGGGGCAGCCATGGAGGGAGGCTAGCTGAGCCCAGCTGCTGGATGCGCACCAGGAACCTGATGTGGTGTCCAGAACGGGGAGGCTGACTTAAGAGAGGAGGCCACAGATGGCCGAGTTGTCTTTGGCCCCAGTTTGAGGGTCACTGGTCACGTGGAAGCAGAGAAGCACAGCTGTAGGGACTGGACGGGGGCGCGAGAGCCCAGGGAGCTCGACCCTGCAGAgcactgagctctcccctccccacaggcagGCTGTCCCGGGGCCCTGAGCCCTGCAAGTTCACACTGGACGCCTGTCCCCAGGGTTCCTCCGAGGACCTGCTCTTCACCAGGGGGTCTCCAGACCGGAAGATCATGAGACCATCGGTTTAGCCAAAACCAAGGCCTCCGGGAGCCGAGGGCCCACCAGTGTCCTGTCCCCAAGAGGACACACGGGACATTAGCCACAGCAGCACCAGGCCAGGCTGGCCCGTCATGCACCTGTCAGGGacggccccctccccaggggggCTGCACCCCTGCCTCCTGGTTCTGGTTCTCTGTATTGCCTTCAAAGGCCCCATGTCCAAACTGCTGTAACGAACTGGAATAAAACATCATACAAATGTGTTTACACACTTGCTACACGTCGTGACACCTGAACAACCTCTGCTTAGGAACCTGAGATAAACCTCTTCAGACCCAAATGGGTGGGACATCACTGGAACTGACACCTTGGGAGCCTGCTGGGTCGTGAGGT
This region includes:
- the GATD3A gene encoding glutamine amidotransferase-like class 1 domain-containing protein 3A, mitochondrial isoform X2 — translated: MAALRSLLASRLAVTPLFALRPVLLPLPLSGLAATPRAALHASAPRPGTRVALVLSGCGVYDGTELHEASSILVHLSRGGAEVQIFAPDISQMHVIDHTKGQPSEGETRNVLTESARIARGKITDLAKLRAADHDAAIFPGGFGAAKNLSTFAVDGKDCRVDRDVERVLKEFHQAGKPIGWLVLHRPCPRGQSAERRRGHRGPRAGGRRQVAIRRDCRGHQSPGRQALCEGSDRSSRGPEEQGGHHAGLHVRHCAAPRLRRDRGHGEGGAGARPEVRPPPGQLAPGRWLPSQLGRGRTLFLCLNLCVFFLKRELAPHGSGADSVRPFLLVGRVAGSGHWIRGSLRIEIKSAFQQEPQVERGDPAALIIRKPKYHDYR